One Tissierellales bacterium genomic window, AGGTGTACTATATGGAGATGAGATAGAGCATGTATATGCCTTTGATGGTCAAAACTTTAATGATACATTTAAATTAAAGTACTATAGTAAAATAAAAAAGAATAACCATAAAATTACTAATGTAAGTAATGAATATGATTTTGTAAACATTTTGTTGCCAAGAGTTTCTGGAAGAACAATTTTTGTAAAGTCAAACACTAGTCTTGGTAGTAAGTGGGAGATAAAGGCCGCATTGAAGCATAAGATTGGAGGATGGCATTCCCCTTATTCTATGCTAAGCCCAACTTATTCACTAGTGTATACAGGACAAAATCCCGATGGAGAATTAAAAGGGACGGATCTTAATCTTAATGCAGAAACAGAACAAAGTAAATTAATGCAAAATCTAGAGGGTTATTTAGATTATCTTTATCTTTATATGAATGAGGAAGACTGGAGATATTTAAGTAATACCATAATGACACAAATGATGAATGACAAAGAAAAAGAATTTTATAAAGATCAACGGATTGAAAAACCTAAAGGATTTGAAGAAAGGTTAGCTAGTCTGAGTAAGGGATATTTTGAAACAAATACGGATATGGAACCTGAAGAAATAATGATATTAATGGCTATTTTATTGAGTGATCTTAAACTATCATCATACTTATTTGGAGGACCAAAAGGGATAGAATTTGGTATTGAGAAATTAGTTCCTAGAGAGAAGCAGTTAAATAGGATATACAAGTTATATAAAGAAGCCCCTGCTGAAAGTTATGCTCTTGTTACAAGAGACTTTACAGAAGAAACTAAACAAAAATTATTATCTATTGTTGAAGAAGTAGAAAATGAACATTTATTGAATATTACTAAATGGGATGTTTTTTATAGGATAGAAAAATATATAAAAGGGTTAGACTTTCCAACTAACGAAAATGAATTAAATACATACTATAGAAAAATCATAGATATGGAGGATACTAGTAAAGAACAAATAAATGAAATTTTTGAACAGGTATATGCTACCGATAATAGTTTTTCGAAGGAGCTTGATGATTTAGCATCTAAAGTTAATGAAATTAATGGTGAATTAGAAAAAATGCTAGATAGATTTCAATAGAAATTTAGGGTTTTATTAAAATAGCGAGACTGTTTAGCAATAATTTATAAATCTTAGTTTTATGTAAGTTAAAGGATACAACTGAAATTATATTTTCATTTAAATTAGGGTTGCTAAAAACACTTAAGGTTAGGAGCCAAAGAGAGGTAATACCTAAAGAGTTTGATAATTTTGTATGATTGCCTTAAAGACAGACATTAGGCCAAGTTTAATATTAAAAAATTATCAAACTAAAATGAATAAGGGCTAGAATGATAAACTTTCTAGCCCTTTTCATTTTCTAAAGCAAATTAATATTATTCTAAAAGGAAGGAATTTTAGAGTTTTAATAGGTGAAGTATTTATATGATAGTTAGGAGATGAAGTAGTTGAAAAAAATATTTTTATTACTGTTATTATTAACTTTAATATTAGGGGGTTGTACAATGAAAAAAGAAGAGGAAAATAAAGAATTACCAACTATGGAAGAAGTCCGAAAAGAAATGCTTGATTATTTAGAGGATAAATATGATGAAGAATTTGAAATGTATAATATTGAATATGCGGGATGGGGAAATAGAAATAGAGAAAATATGCTAGTATATCCGAAAGATAGGGAAAATGATGATAGAGTATTTACCCTAAATAGGATATATGAGGATGATGGTTCAATAAGATATGAAGATGGATATGTGGGGTATGTAATGGAACCTATATTTGTGGAAAAGTATGAAGGGATCGTTAAAAAATACTTTCCAAACAGTATGGTTTTTGCTAGCCTTCTTGGGCCCCATGTATATCCTGAAGAACTTACTATAGATAGTGGCTATGATGAATTTAAAAAATATGTAGATGAAAAAGCTCGGCTAGGTGCACATATATTTGCTGGTATTGGAGATGAAGATAAAGCAGAACGGTTGGTGAAGCAGATGGAAGAAGAATTAAAAGCTGAGTTTGAGGTAGGCAGATTTTCTTTTTATGGATATACAATGGAAGATTATGAAAAAGAAATTTTAGGAAAAGATAAAAAATATCTTATAGCTAAAAGAAAAGAATTTTCAATTATTGAAAAAGAATCAAGTTGGGGAGACTTAAACCATGATTATATATATGAGAAGGAGAAAAATAAATGAGTAGCAAACTGAGAGAAGGAGAAAAAGAATTAGTAGAAGAGCTTTTAATTTTAAATTCTATTGTTTATACAGAGGATTTTACTGAAGAATTATTTGAAAACTAAATAAAAGGTTTTATATTCATATTATATAAATGGGGGCGATAATTATGATGAAAAATGTATTTCAACAATATAAGAAAAATATTAGTAAGTTTATTATTGTTTTTGTTTTAATAATATTAGTAAATATAATTCCTATTGAGAGAATACTTCCAGATTCACTAAGTCTAAGTATTATATTAGGACTGGTTGCTAATTATAGATATATAGTTTATATAGTTATGATTAGCATTTTATTAATTAGGTCCTTTATTTCGACCTATGGATTACTTATTGCAAAGAAAATTGTTAAAGAACAGGAAATTAAACAGAAAGAAATTTTCTCAGAAGTGTTTCGTTATTATCCTAAGGTTATTGTATTTGGACTAATATTAGGAGCAATCTTAGTAGAAGTTAGTTTTATTGGGATAAAATTGATGATTACTAACCGTATCTCACGCATTTTATCTTTTATATTGTTTATTACTGTATTAATATTATCTATTATTTTATCACCAACATATTCCTATATTATATATCACAATGAAAAAATATGGGATTCAGTAAAATCAGCATTTCAAATAGGGAAAAAATACTTCTTTAGGTTATTTGGTGTATTTCTTATATTGGCTGTAATACCGCAATTAGTTAATATGGCACCTTATGGGATTGTAAGTTTTATTCTTCTGGTTATTTTTTCTTGTTTATCTAAGGGTTATTTATATCTATATATTACTAACATAATTAGAATGGAGGGGGAAGCGGAAGAAGAGATACTGTGATGGGGGAAAATCTTTGAAAAGTATGAAAAGGTTTTAATAGTCTTTCTTTTATATATATTCATAAATAACTATCTGAAATTGGTTTTCTTTGGTTTATATTTAGTAGAGACAGTATTACTAACTAATTTTTCTTTAAAAACCTTATTTTTATTTATATAAAGGAATTTATCAATAATTATAGAAGTTAACTAGTATAACTAGAATTAATAATCATAAAAGGATGAGACAAGCATGATTAAAGTGTTAATAGTAGATGACCAGGCTCTTATCAGAGAGGGATTAACTATGATGTTAAGCCTTTTTAATGAAATTAGAATAGTCTGTGAAGCTAAAAATGGTAAAGAGGCTATTGATATATTAAGTAAGAAGGATATAGATGTTATTTTAATGGACATTAGAATGCCAGTTATGGATGGGGTAGAAGCAACAAAGATAATAAAAGGAAAGTATCCAGATATAAAAGTTTTGATTTTAACTACCTTTAACGAAGATGAATATATATTTGAAGGTTTAAAATATGGTGCCGATGGTTACATCCTGAAAGATGTGAGTTCGGATGAATTAGTTGAGGGGATAAAAACAGTACATAAAGGTAATTTACTTCTTCAATCAGAAGTAGCCACAAGAGTTGTAGAAGCCTTTAAAGATAGTCATACTAATATAGAGGGAAAAAGTAAATTAAAAACTCTTACTCCAAGAGAGGAAGAAATAGCTTTACTTGTTGGGGAAGGAAAAACTAATAAAGAAATAAGCACACTTCTATATATTACAGAGGGAACAGTAAAAAATCATATTACTAGAATATTGAATAAATTAAAATTAAGGGATAGAACTCAATTAGCAATACACATAAGGAAATTATAAAAAGCTGTACTAAGGGGTACAGCTTTTTATATGACTAAAGTCATACATAAATTGTGACTTATTAGAGAAGACATTCTTTAGTTGTTAATATACAATGAAATTAGAAAGTGAAAGGGGAGGTTGTAAATGAAAGCCATAGAGGTTAATAGTCTAACTAAACATTATGAAAAGGTTAAAGCTGTAGATAATATTTCTTTCAGTATAGAAGAAGGGAAAATTTGTGGTATTTTAGGACCTAATGGTTCTGGTAAGACTACTACTATTAAAAGTATTTGTGATTTAATAATTCCCGA contains:
- a CDS encoding Mbeg1-like protein, yielding MSDVLIEEEKELVEELLILNSIVYTEDFADGTIRKHRNVYDWAVEFDVDSIKNRKSYPAEINEKEFETIIETIKRNEEVYSKMKIDNVTTYKANNVTGGKGVNATIEYEGSYIVVYKGTAGAKDWKDNEEGGYSNISDTKQQKAAAEYFERMMNKKPSYIDKVYVTGHSKGGNKAQYVGVLYGDEIEHVYAFDGQNFNDTFKLKYYSKIKKNNHKITNVSNEYDFVNILLPRVSGRTIFVKSNTSLGSKWEIKAALKHKIGGWHSPYSMLSPTYSLVYTGQNPDGELKGTDLNLNAETEQSKLMQNLEGYLDYLYLYMNEEDWRYLSNTIMTQMMNDKEKEFYKDQRIEKPKGFEERLASLSKGYFETNTDMEPEEIMILMAILLSDLKLSSYLFGGPKGIEFGIEKLVPREKQLNRIYKLYKEAPAESYALVTRDFTEETKQKLLSIVEEVENEHLLNITKWDVFYRIEKYIKGLDFPTNENELNTYYRKIIDMEDTSKEQINEIFEQVYATDNSFSKELDDLASKVNEINGELEKMLDRFQ
- a CDS encoding response regulator transcription factor; this translates as MIKVLIVDDQALIREGLTMMLSLFNEIRIVCEAKNGKEAIDILSKKDIDVILMDIRMPVMDGVEATKIIKGKYPDIKVLILTTFNEDEYIFEGLKYGADGYILKDVSSDELVEGIKTVHKGNLLLQSEVATRVVEAFKDSHTNIEGKSKLKTLTPREEEIALLVGEGKTNKEISTLLYITEGTVKNHITRILNKLKLRDRTQLAIHIRKL